A stretch of Blastocatellia bacterium DNA encodes these proteins:
- a CDS encoding FKBP-type peptidyl-prolyl cis-trans isomerase: protein MLLKLIVLTLSLSISVSALTLPNLASTTNKISSTGFQQEEFNYKEMQKQATKTSSGLKYIDLVEGKGASPARGKVIIIKYTVRLTSGKVVETSEDRSENFSFRLGLRQVIKGLEEGVTTMKVGGKRRLIIPPVLGYGEQGSPGGIPPNTTLIFDVELLNIEL, encoded by the coding sequence ATGTTATTAAAACTTATAGTTTTAACTTTATCATTAAGTATTTCTGTTAGTGCTTTAACTTTACCTAATTTAGCTAGTACAACTAATAAAATAAGTTCAACAGGTTTTCAGCAAGAAGAATTTAATTATAAGGAGATGCAAAAACAGGCAACAAAGACATCTTCTGGACTTAAGTATATTGATTTAGTGGAAGGCAAAGGAGCTAGTCCAGCTAGGGGCAAAGTAATAATTATTAAATATACAGTAAGATTAACTAGTGGTAAAGTAGTAGAAACTTCAGAAGATCGCAGTGAAAATTTTAGTTTTCGTTTAGGGTTAAGACAAGTAATTAAAGGGTTAGAGGAAGGTGTTACAACAATGAAAGTAGGCGGAAAACGCCGGCTAATTATCCCTCCAGTTTTAGGTTATGGTGAACAGGGAAGTCCCGGTGGAATACCACCTAATACAACACTTATATTTGATGTTGAATTGCTTAATATAGAACTTTAG
- a CDS encoding aminotransferase class I/II-fold pyridoxal phosphate-dependent enzyme: MTKDTLRLETKIIHAGEPEPRIDGAVSMPIFQTAMFEYEGENSYHDIRYIRLNNSPNHIAVSKKIAALENGEAAQVAASGMAAITTALLAVLKAGDHLLAQNCLYGGTHDFVSKDLESFGISYDFIDGTDPNSWAAKLKPNTKAIYVESITNPLLQVADLKAIVEFARKNNLISLIDNTFASPVNFQASEFGFDLTLHSCTKYLNGHSDIVAGAVVGSAKLVEKFTHKLNHLGGSLDPHAAYLLHRGIKTVALRVRCQNESALKIAEFLSTHPKVAKVNYPGLETHPEHKRARELFDGFGGMISFELKGDQATTLNFIKNLTIPLKAPSLGGVETLISQPAFTSHAGIAQNEREKIGITNTLIRLSVGIEATEDLIADFEQALAK; encoded by the coding sequence ATGACAAAAGATACTTTGCGTTTAGAGACAAAAATTATTCATGCTGGTGAGCCAGAACCTAGAATTGATGGCGCGGTAAGTATGCCAATTTTTCAAACAGCTATGTTTGAATATGAAGGAGAAAATAGCTACCACGATATTAGATATATAAGACTTAATAATTCACCAAATCACATTGCAGTGAGCAAAAAAATTGCTGCATTAGAAAATGGTGAAGCCGCTCAAGTGGCTGCTAGTGGTATGGCTGCAATTACTACTGCACTTTTAGCTGTATTAAAAGCAGGTGATCATCTTTTAGCTCAAAATTGTCTCTATGGTGGAACACATGACTTTGTTAGTAAAGATTTAGAAAGTTTTGGTATTTCCTATGACTTTATTGATGGAACTGATCCCAATAGTTGGGCAGCTAAACTAAAGCCTAATACAAAAGCAATTTATGTAGAATCTATTACTAATCCACTACTACAAGTAGCAGATCTAAAAGCTATAGTTGAATTTGCTCGTAAAAATAATTTAATTTCCTTAATTGATAATACTTTTGCTTCTCCAGTTAATTTTCAAGCTTCAGAATTTGGTTTTGATTTAACATTACATAGCTGTACTAAATACTTAAATGGACATTCTGATATAGTTGCTGGTGCTGTTGTGGGTTCAGCCAAGTTAGTAGAAAAATTTACTCATAAACTTAATCATTTAGGTGGTAGTCTAGACCCACACGCGGCTTATTTGCTTCATAGAGGAATAAAAACTGTTGCTCTAAGAGTTAGATGTCAAAATGAGAGTGCATTAAAGATAGCTGAATTTTTAAGTACTCATCCAAAAGTAGCAAAAGTTAATTATCCTGGTTTAGAAACACACCCAGAACACAAACGAGCAAGAGAACTTTTTGATGGTTTTGGTGGGATGATAAGCTTTGAATTAAAAGGTGATCAGGCAACAACATTAAACTTTATTAAAAACTTAACAATCCCTCTTAAAGCTCCAAGTTTAGGCGGGGTAGAAACTTTAATAAGCCAACCTGCTTTTACTTCTCATGCTGGAATAGCGCAAAACGAACGTGAAAAAATAGGAATTACTAATACATTAATTCGCCTCTCTGTTGGTATTGAAGCAACTGAAGATTTAATTGCAGATTTTGAGCAAGCTTTAGCTAAGTAA
- a CDS encoding cupin domain-containing protein, whose translation MLKAEEIIELLNLEPLVGEGGFFRRTYFSNINFSQNLLSPEYNGTRSIASAIYYFLTPDTFSEMHKLLSDEIFHFYLGDKVEMLQLHPDGNGKIITIGNDLAAGIYPQVLVPALSWQGLRLVSGGSYALLGTTMSPAFDYQDYTSGKRDDLIKLYPQYKELITSLTNK comes from the coding sequence ATGCTAAAGGCTGAAGAAATAATTGAGCTACTAAACTTAGAACCTCTAGTTGGAGAAGGTGGTTTTTTTCGTCGTACCTATTTTTCAAACATTAATTTTTCTCAAAATCTTTTGTCTCCTGAATATAATGGCACTCGGTCAATTGCGAGTGCCATTTATTATTTTCTTACCCCAGATACTTTTTCCGAAATGCACAAACTATTAAGTGATGAGATTTTCCATTTTTATTTGGGAGACAAGGTAGAAATGTTGCAATTACATCCTGATGGCAACGGGAAAATAATCACTATTGGTAATGACTTGGCCGCAGGAATTTACCCTCAAGTTTTAGTTCCTGCCCTGTCTTGGCAAGGTTTAAGGTTAGTTTCAGGCGGTAGTTATGCTTTACTTGGAACTACTATGTCACCTGCCTTTGATTATCAGGATTATACTAGCGGAAAACGAGATGATTTGATAAAACTCTATCCTCAATATAAAGAGCTAATTACCAGTCTTACAAATAAATAA
- a CDS encoding bifunctional homocysteine S-methyltransferase/methylenetetrahydrofolate reductase → MSRFRQLLEDDRVHVFDGAMGTMLYAKGVYINRCFDELNLSNPKMVLDVHKEYIKAGAEIIQTNSFGANQIKLNKHGLDDKLVEINQKAAQIAREAAGDKICVAAAIGPLGIRIEPYGPTSRDEAKELFKQQVKALLSVEGAIDCFILETFSDLSEINQAIKAIKELCDLPIIAQMTIQPYGKTAFGTAPETFTSQLDSWGVDVIGINCSVGPQDSLDAIQIMTTVTDRKLSVQPNAGLPREVDGRKMYMCSPEYMAKYARRFIQVGVKFIGGCCGTTPEHIKLIANAVKAATPQRAVVAFPLNKEQENKTQIEIVPTEKRSNFARKIANGKFVTSVEIVPAKGCDPVKMLESVVELRNAKVDAVNIPDGPRAQSRMGALATAILIQQQVQGIEPVVHYCCRDRNLLGMMSDLLGAAALGINNLLIITGDPPKMGPYPEATAVFDVDSIGLTNMVSSLNHGLDLGSNPIGKPTSFFIGVGVNPCAIDLDTEIRRFEWKVDAGAQFAVTQPIFDLAQFFNFLKRIEHCHIPIIVGIWPLVSYRNAEFLSNEVPGISVPTNILERMRKAEGPEAARQEGLAIAREMLQEVKSSVQGVQVSAPFGRVAYALDVFSVLD, encoded by the coding sequence ATGTCTCGATTTAGACAGTTACTTGAAGATGATCGTGTACATGTTTTTGATGGTGCAATGGGAACAATGCTTTATGCAAAAGGTGTTTACATTAACCGTTGTTTTGATGAACTAAATCTTTCTAACCCAAAAATGGTCTTGGATGTTCATAAAGAATATATAAAAGCTGGGGCAGAAATTATTCAAACTAACTCTTTTGGTGCCAATCAAATAAAGCTAAATAAACATGGCTTAGATGATAAATTAGTTGAAATTAATCAAAAGGCTGCTCAAATTGCACGAGAAGCAGCAGGAGACAAAATTTGTGTTGCAGCAGCTATTGGGCCCTTAGGTATTCGTATTGAACCTTATGGGCCAACTTCAAGAGATGAGGCTAAAGAGCTTTTTAAACAACAAGTTAAGGCTTTGCTCTCTGTTGAAGGAGCGATAGACTGTTTTATTTTAGAAACCTTTAGCGACTTAAGCGAAATTAATCAAGCTATTAAAGCTATTAAAGAATTGTGTGATTTGCCAATTATTGCCCAAATGACAATCCAACCTTATGGCAAAACTGCTTTTGGTACTGCCCCAGAAACATTTACTAGTCAATTAGATAGCTGGGGTGTAGATGTAATTGGGATAAATTGTAGCGTTGGGCCTCAGGATAGTTTAGATGCTATTCAAATAATGACTACAGTAACTGATCGTAAACTGTCTGTTCAGCCTAATGCAGGGCTTCCACGCGAGGTAGACGGACGTAAAATGTATATGTGTTCGCCTGAATATATGGCTAAATATGCACGTCGATTTATTCAGGTAGGAGTAAAATTTATAGGCGGTTGCTGTGGTACTACACCGGAGCATATTAAGCTAATTGCTAATGCTGTAAAAGCTGCTACACCACAACGTGCAGTGGTAGCTTTTCCTCTAAATAAAGAGCAAGAAAATAAAACACAGATAGAAATAGTCCCTACGGAAAAACGCTCTAATTTTGCCCGTAAAATTGCTAATGGAAAATTTGTTACTTCAGTTGAAATTGTTCCAGCAAAAGGTTGTGATCCTGTAAAAATGTTGGAAAGCGTTGTAGAGCTAAGAAATGCTAAAGTAGATGCTGTTAATATTCCTGATGGCCCACGCGCACAAAGTCGAATGGGTGCTTTAGCTACAGCAATATTAATTCAGCAACAAGTACAGGGTATTGAACCAGTAGTTCATTATTGCTGCCGAGATCGTAATCTTTTAGGGATGATGTCGGATCTTTTAGGTGCTGCTGCATTGGGGATAAATAATCTACTTATTATTACTGGTGATCCTCCAAAAATGGGGCCATACCCAGAAGCAACTGCTGTTTTTGATGTTGACTCAATAGGGTTAACTAATATGGTAAGCAGCCTTAATCATGGTTTAGACCTAGGTAGTAATCCTATTGGTAAACCAACTTCCTTTTTTATAGGTGTTGGAGTTAATCCTTGTGCAATAGATTTAGATACGGAAATTCGCCGTTTTGAATGGAAAGTTGATGCAGGAGCGCAGTTTGCTGTTACACAACCAATTTTTGATTTAGCTCAATTTTTTAATTTTCTTAAAAGAATTGAACATTGCCATATTCCAATAATTGTTGGTATTTGGCCGTTGGTCTCTTATCGTAATGCAGAATTTTTAAGTAATGAAGTTCCTGGTATAAGTGTACCAACAAATATACTAGAAAGAATGCGTAAAGCTGAAGGGCCAGAAGCAGCAAGACAAGAAGGTTTAGCTATTGCACGGGAAATGCTTCAAGAGGTAAAGTCATCTGTTCAAGGTGTACAAGTTAGCGCACCTTTTGGACGTGTTGCTTATGCTTTAGATGTTTTTAGTGTTTTAGATTAA
- a CDS encoding YbaN family protein, which produces MELKMFIRVVLNIFGTIFLGLAVLGIFLPLLPTTPFLLLASACYVRGSQTLHNWLLSHKYLGNYISNIKDKRGMPLKGKIITICFLWPSLIFSIYRVDYLAVDLILLMVGISVTTLILKLKTLQIAQS; this is translated from the coding sequence ATGGAGCTTAAAATGTTTATAAGAGTTGTATTAAACATATTTGGAACAATATTTTTAGGGCTTGCTGTATTAGGGATATTTCTACCACTTTTACCAACAACCCCATTTTTACTTCTAGCTTCTGCTTGTTATGTTAGAGGTTCTCAAACCTTACATAATTGGCTACTTAGCCATAAATACCTAGGCAATTATATTAGTAATATCAAAGATAAACGAGGTATGCCGCTTAAAGGAAAAATCATTACAATTTGTTTTCTATGGCCGTCTTTAATTTTTTCTATCTATAGAGTTGATTATTTAGCAGTAGATCTTATTTTGTTAATGGTAGGTATAAGCGTTACAACCTTGATATTAAAACTTAAAACCTTACAAATAGCCCAAAGCTAA
- a CDS encoding creatininase family protein, with the protein MKLAILLLILMLPTILMAQSKDPVKSKPKGILLEDLTWVEAEKLLNEKSIVVIPVGAASKEHGPHLKLKNDLIIAEYLKNRVLAEANVIIAPTVNYNFYPAFLEYPGSTSLRLETARDLIVDICHNFSAHGVRRFYVINTGVSTRKPLKLASDLLTAEGILFEYTDIIKIAEAVEKQIKKQPGGTHADEIETSIMLYIAPESVDMSKAVKDYHPDKGPLTRNPNNPQGTYSATGIWGDPTLATKEKGEKVVEAIVSGILQDIAELSNKPFPKIHANEQPTEEKKEEK; encoded by the coding sequence ATGAAACTAGCAATTTTATTACTAATTTTAATGCTACCAACAATTTTAATGGCTCAAAGCAAAGACCCTGTAAAATCTAAGCCTAAAGGCATTTTGCTAGAAGATTTAACTTGGGTAGAAGCTGAAAAATTGCTTAATGAAAAGTCAATAGTTGTTATTCCAGTAGGTGCAGCATCAAAAGAGCATGGGCCACACTTAAAACTAAAAAATGATTTAATAATTGCTGAATACTTAAAGAACCGTGTTTTAGCTGAGGCAAATGTAATTATTGCACCAACAGTAAATTATAATTTTTATCCTGCTTTTTTAGAATATCCTGGATCAACTTCGCTTAGGTTAGAAACCGCTAGAGATTTAATTGTAGATATTTGTCATAATTTTTCTGCTCATGGTGTTAGACGTTTTTATGTTATTAATACTGGAGTTTCTACACGTAAGCCATTAAAATTAGCATCTGATTTGCTTACAGCGGAAGGAATTTTATTTGAGTATACAGACATTATTAAAATTGCTGAGGCAGTAGAAAAACAGATAAAAAAACAGCCAGGTGGAACACATGCCGACGAAATTGAGACATCCATTATGCTTTATATTGCTCCTGAATCTGTAGACATGAGCAAGGCTGTAAAAGATTATCATCCTGATAAAGGCCCGCTTACACGAAATCCTAACAACCCACAAGGGACTTATTCAGCTACAGGAATTTGGGGAGATCCAACATTAGCTACTAAAGAAAAAGGTGAAAAAGTTGTAGAAGCAATTGTTAGCGGGATACTTCAAGATATAGCAGAGCTTTCTAACAAGCCTTTCCCAAAAATTCATGCTAACGAACAACCAACAGAAGAAAAAAAGGAAGAAAAATAA
- a CDS encoding ATP-grasp domain-containing protein, translating into MSATRPLTILCLASYEKGAEFMRECKRQGCRVFLVTSQSIANADWPRESLDDVFLIPDQDKKWNRSDVIYGISYLARSQKIDRIVALDDFDVETAAALREHLRVPGMGDTTARYFRDKLAMRVQAKDSGINVPDFCHVLNYDDLRDFMQRVPAPWLIKPRFEASATGIKKINNESELWPVIDKLGDQQSFYVMERYVPGDIFHVDSIVSERQIVFAMANQYGYPPMDVAHQGGIFTSRTMVRGSEDEVAMQSMNAQVLKAMGLVRGVSHTEFIKGREDGKFYFLETSARVGGANIVELNEAASGINLWAEWAKIEILRGEKPYELPKLRDDYAGLIVSLARQEYPSMDAYQEEEIYWRMKKRHHVGLVVRSPRHERVEELINGYVQRFYQDFFATQPLPEKPAD; encoded by the coding sequence ATGAGCGCAACACGTCCGCTAACAATTCTTTGTCTAGCTAGTTATGAAAAGGGCGCAGAGTTTATGCGAGAATGCAAAAGGCAAGGTTGTCGTGTCTTTTTAGTTACTTCTCAAAGTATTGCTAATGCTGATTGGCCTAGGGAAAGTTTAGATGACGTTTTCCTAATTCCTGATCAGGATAAAAAATGGAATCGTAGCGATGTTATTTATGGAATTAGCTATCTAGCACGTAGCCAAAAAATTGATCGAATTGTAGCACTTGATGATTTTGATGTTGAAACTGCCGCTGCACTTCGTGAACATCTACGAGTTCCGGGTATGGGCGATACTACTGCACGCTATTTTAGAGATAAACTTGCTATGCGGGTTCAGGCTAAAGATTCAGGAATCAATGTTCCTGATTTTTGTCATGTGCTTAATTATGATGACTTAAGAGATTTTATGCAGCGAGTTCCTGCACCTTGGTTAATTAAGCCCCGTTTTGAAGCTTCTGCAACAGGAATTAAAAAAATCAATAACGAGTCAGAACTTTGGCCTGTTATTGATAAATTAGGCGATCAACAATCTTTTTATGTAATGGAAAGATATGTTCCAGGAGATATTTTTCACGTAGATTCAATAGTTTCTGAACGACAAATCGTTTTTGCTATGGCTAATCAATATGGTTATCCCCCAATGGATGTTGCACATCAAGGAGGAATTTTTACTTCTCGCACTATGGTTCGTGGCTCAGAGGATGAAGTAGCTATGCAATCTATGAACGCCCAAGTATTAAAGGCTATGGGGCTTGTTCGTGGTGTATCCCATACAGAATTTATTAAAGGTAGAGAAGATGGTAAGTTTTATTTCCTAGAAACTTCTGCGCGAGTTGGTGGAGCAAATATTGTTGAATTAAATGAAGCTGCTAGCGGGATTAATCTTTGGGCTGAATGGGCTAAAATTGAGATTTTACGAGGAGAAAAGCCTTATGAATTGCCCAAATTAAGAGATGATTATGCTGGGCTAATTGTTTCTCTTGCTCGTCAAGAATACCCTAGTATGGATGCTTATCAAGAAGAAGAAATTTATTGGCGTATGAAAAAACGTCATCACGTCGGCTTAGTAGTAAGATCACCTCGTCATGAGCGAGTGGAAGAATTAATAAATGGCTATGTCCAACGGTTTTATCAAGACTTTTTTGCTACTCAACCATTACCAGAAAAACCAGCAGATTAG
- a CDS encoding FAD-binding oxidoreductase, translated as MLLQKLASLLTEDQIGSYQHKLKYLQNKTLPIVYPHSIEQLAEVLLLANKEKLMVLPIGGGTKLKIGNPPAKADFFLSTKKLNQILIHESADLTTTVQAGTTFADFQNCLNQHNQYLPLDPPFAKQATVGGVIVTNSYGPTRLANGTIKDWLIGIKVVGADGSISKAGGKVVKNVAGYDLMKLYTGSFGTLAIIVEASFKLRPKPLDKAIILGEFTSSNLAVAINNLLSSQLQPIALELLNQQIAKLYFPQIQIKENHSLLIAQFAGSTNAIKYQQETLSTFWKNLTKEIITIYQSDKDYLSWQKLVDFAEEPNIFGQFQVAVLPSQVLGLVSEITKTLNLVTKDYYLLVQPGKGTIQGFFDQNFINNFIINDLDNLDETTAYKLGELVAALSQIRNFTEKIGGHLILMDDAFIGLLDTWGTPPASVMLMKTIKNKLDSLNILNPGRFVGGI; from the coding sequence TTGCTATTGCAAAAGCTAGCTAGTCTTTTAACTGAAGACCAAATTGGCAGTTATCAACATAAATTAAAATATCTTCAGAATAAAACTCTACCAATAGTTTATCCCCATTCTATTGAACAGCTTGCAGAAGTTTTATTGTTAGCAAATAAGGAAAAATTAATGGTTTTACCAATAGGAGGAGGTACTAAACTAAAAATAGGTAATCCTCCAGCTAAGGCAGATTTTTTTCTATCTACCAAAAAGCTAAATCAAATCTTAATTCACGAAAGCGCAGACCTTACAACTACTGTTCAAGCTGGAACAACATTTGCTGATTTTCAAAATTGCTTAAACCAACATAATCAATATTTACCCTTAGATCCACCTTTTGCTAAACAAGCTACAGTTGGAGGAGTTATTGTTACTAATAGCTATGGCCCAACACGCCTAGCTAATGGAACTATCAAGGATTGGTTAATAGGAATCAAAGTTGTAGGTGCTGATGGATCAATTTCTAAAGCAGGTGGAAAAGTAGTAAAAAACGTTGCTGGCTATGACTTAATGAAACTCTATACAGGTAGCTTTGGGACGCTAGCTATTATTGTTGAAGCTAGCTTTAAGCTACGACCTAAGCCATTAGATAAAGCTATTATCTTGGGTGAATTTACTTCTAGTAATTTAGCTGTAGCAATAAATAATCTGTTAAGCAGCCAATTACAACCCATTGCTTTAGAATTACTTAACCAACAAATAGCAAAGCTTTATTTTCCTCAAATACAGATAAAAGAAAACCACTCACTTTTAATTGCTCAATTTGCTGGCTCAACAAATGCTATTAAATACCAACAAGAAACGCTTTCTACATTTTGGAAAAATTTAACAAAAGAAATTATTACGATATATCAGTCTGATAAAGATTATCTTAGCTGGCAAAAATTGGTAGACTTTGCAGAAGAGCCAAATATTTTTGGTCAATTTCAAGTTGCTGTATTGCCTTCCCAAGTGTTAGGGCTAGTTAGTGAAATTACTAAAACACTAAATTTAGTAACAAAAGATTATTATTTATTAGTTCAACCAGGAAAAGGAACTATTCAGGGATTTTTTGATCAAAATTTTATTAATAATTTTATTATCAATGATTTAGATAACTTAGATGAAACTACAGCCTATAAACTAGGCGAGTTAGTTGCAGCACTTAGTCAGATAAGAAATTTTACTGAAAAAATTGGAGGACATTTAATTTTAATGGATGATGCTTTTATTGGACTATTAGATACTTGGGGAACACCTCCTGCTAGTGTTATGCTAATGAAAACAATAAAAAACAAATTAGACTCATTAAATATACTTAATCCTGGTAGATTTGTTGGAGGAATTTAA
- a CDS encoding DUF309 domain-containing protein — MNEKYKQLYFTEYLTGIELFNQRKYWEAHEAWEEIWKHSKGDEKLFYQGLIQAAAALLHYERNNTRGAHLCINNALKKLENLPTPYMSLELLGLCKSLRTFLADVIENGETMLSRNIGLPHPIIVLEE; from the coding sequence ATGAATGAAAAATATAAGCAACTCTATTTTACAGAATATTTAACAGGAATAGAGCTTTTTAATCAAAGAAAATATTGGGAAGCACATGAGGCTTGGGAAGAAATTTGGAAACACTCTAAAGGGGATGAAAAGCTTTTTTATCAAGGGTTAATCCAAGCAGCAGCAGCACTACTTCATTATGAGCGAAATAATACACGTGGCGCACATCTTTGTATTAACAATGCACTTAAAAAACTAGAAAATCTCCCTACTCCTTATATGTCATTAGAATTACTAGGTTTATGTAAAAGCTTACGAACTTTTCTTGCTGATGTGATAGAAAACGGCGAAACTATGTTAAGCAGAAATATTGGTTTACCACATCCAATCATTGTTTTAGAGGAGTAA
- a CDS encoding NUDIX domain-containing protein, with product MQAIIPVIQAFHRVRQIYWKIFEPTILGVRALITNQEKVLLVRHTYTQGWYLPGGKVDRGETIYSAVCREVIEECGLKVKKAQLSAVYSNINQNRNDHIALFCINDFEVLENSPLESKQSNLEIAEVSFFPINNLPTSTTPGTLRRLEEFKRQSFDSEYW from the coding sequence ATGCAAGCAATAATACCTGTAATACAAGCTTTTCATCGTGTAAGACAAATTTATTGGAAAATCTTTGAGCCTACAATCCTTGGGGTAAGAGCCTTAATTACTAACCAAGAAAAAGTGTTATTAGTTCGTCATACCTACACACAAGGTTGGTATTTACCTGGTGGAAAAGTTGATCGCGGAGAAACGATTTACAGTGCCGTTTGTCGAGAAGTTATAGAAGAATGTGGATTAAAAGTAAAAAAAGCTCAACTAAGTGCTGTTTATTCAAATATTAATCAAAATCGTAATGACCATATTGCTCTTTTTTGTATAAATGATTTTGAAGTCTTGGAAAATTCACCGCTAGAAAGTAAACAATCTAACTTAGAAATTGCTGAAGTAAGCTTTTTTCCTATAAATAACTTACCTACTAGCACGACTCCCGGAACGCTCCGGCGACTAGAAGAGTTTAAGCGTCAGTCTTTTGATAGCGAATATTGGTAA